The genomic window GACATGGAAAACCGTTCCGCGGTGAATTGTTGCGAGGCATGCCTTCTTTGCGACACGGATGAAGGCAAGGCGAAGCGGCTTTGCGAACTCGATGTGGATGTGTTGATTTGCGGCGCGGTTTCCCGGTATCTGGAAACCACCCTGGTGAATGCCGGGATCCAGGTCATCGGTTTTGTGGCCGGTGACGCGCTGGAAATCATCGATTCCTGGCTGTGCGGGGATTTTCAGCGAAAGGATTATGCCATGCCGGGCTGTTGTTGCCGGGGCATTGTATCGAATGAATTGGGATTGATCCCAAAGGAGGTCATCATGAACGGCAGAGGCGCTGGTCGATGCAGACAGCAGGGAATGGGGCAGGGAATGGGCCAGGGCAAGGGCCAGGGAATGGGAAGGCGAATGGGGCAAGGTAATCCCCAGGGCCGACAGAACGCCGAAACGGAGGCAGCCATGGGAAAAATCGCCGTGAGTTGTGAAGAACCGAGTCTGGATGCCATGATCGATCCGAGATTCGGCCGGGCAGCAGGGTATCTGATCGTTGATCCCGATACCATGCAATTCGAATATCTCGACAATGGCGCCTCACAGGCCATGGCGCAGGGCGCCGGCATCCAGGCGGCCGAAACCGTATTTCGTTCCGGCGCCAAGACGGTGCTGACCGGTTATGTGGGACCCAAGGCGTTCCAGGCATTGAGCGCTGCGGGCATTCAGGTGATTCAGAACGTCGAAAACATGAGCGTTCGGCAGGCAATCGAAGGATTCAAAGCCGGTCGCTTTCAGCCTGCGACGGAACCCAACCGGATGGGACACGGCCGATGAAGATTGCCATTGCAAGCGGAAAAGGCGGAACGGGAAAAACGACGGTCTGCGCTTCCCTCGTTCATGTGTGGCCCCGGGCCGTTGCCGCAGTGGACCTCGATGTCGAAGAGCCGAATCTGCATCTGTTTCTGCATCCCCACATCGAAAGCACCGAAGAAGTGGG from Desulfatirhabdium butyrativorans DSM 18734 includes these protein-coding regions:
- a CDS encoding NifB/NifX family molybdenum-iron cluster-binding protein, with translation MRNHQEYDVMKAAFSVWNNRIAPVFDVARKVLLVDMENRSAVNCCEACLLCDTDEGKAKRLCELDVDVLICGAVSRYLETTLVNAGIQVIGFVAGDALEIIDSWLCGDFQRKDYAMPGCCCRGIVSNELGLIPKEVIMNGRGAGRCRQQGMGQGMGQGKGQGMGRRMGQGNPQGRQNAETEAAMGKIAVSCEEPSLDAMIDPRFGRAAGYLIVDPDTMQFEYLDNGASQAMAQGAGIQAAETVFRSGAKTVLTGYVGPKAFQALSAAGIQVIQNVENMSVRQAIEGFKAGRFQPATEPNRMGHGR